One part of the Alistipes onderdonkii genome encodes these proteins:
- a CDS encoding M13 family metallopeptidase: protein MASCQNTSKTPAIDLANFDLSVAPNADFYEYATGGWQKNNPLKPEYSRYGSFDILRDNNEKRINELFSEMTKMKAEPGSIEQKISDLYKMGLDSVRLNAEGAAPVKDAVAGILAISDRSQLTPVVARIHTAIANPFFSVGVQADLMNSDINALYISQSGIMMGDRDYYLDPENENIRTAYKEYLGKLFRLGGVPEADIEKAVAGVMNIETKLAEKSWSNTELRDIPAQYNPTAKAEFEKTYDAIDWPVYYKAMGIGDFDTIIVTTKSSIANANDLMKNAPLEDIRYYLAAQYLDDAASYLSDDFQQASFDFYGKAMAGQQEMKPRWKRAMSVPNGILSEAVGEMYVAKYFPAKDKERMLGLVKNLQTALGQHIAALDWMSDATKAKAQEKLAAFTVKIGYPDKWKDYSTLAIDPSKSYFENIVNASLWYTADNISKLGKPVDKDEWHMSPQTVNAYYNPTTNEICFPAAILQPPFYNPEADDAVNYGAIGVVIGHEMTHGFDDQGRNFDKDGNMNNWWTEEDAAAFKAKTDILVKQFDAIEVLPAKDGQPAIMANGALCLGENIADQGGLRVSHTAFRNSLNGTEPAPIDGFTADQRFYLAYATLWAQNIRDEEIARLTKLDVHSLGKWRVNATLRNLQDFYDAFSMTDGEMFMPEEERVVIW, encoded by the coding sequence TATTCGCGCTACGGTTCGTTCGATATCCTGCGCGACAACAACGAGAAGCGTATCAACGAGCTTTTCTCGGAGATGACCAAGATGAAGGCCGAGCCCGGCAGCATCGAGCAGAAAATCTCCGACCTCTATAAGATGGGGCTCGATTCGGTGCGCCTGAACGCCGAGGGCGCAGCTCCGGTGAAGGATGCCGTAGCCGGGATCCTTGCGATCTCCGACCGTTCGCAGCTGACCCCCGTAGTGGCCAGGATACACACCGCGATCGCCAACCCGTTCTTTTCGGTGGGTGTGCAGGCCGACCTGATGAACAGCGATATCAACGCCCTTTATATCTCGCAGTCGGGTATCATGATGGGCGACCGCGATTACTACCTCGACCCTGAGAACGAGAATATCCGGACGGCCTACAAGGAGTATCTGGGCAAGCTCTTCCGCCTGGGCGGAGTCCCCGAAGCCGATATCGAGAAAGCTGTTGCCGGGGTGATGAACATCGAGACGAAGCTGGCCGAGAAGTCGTGGTCGAATACCGAGCTGCGCGACATTCCGGCACAGTACAACCCCACGGCGAAGGCCGAGTTCGAGAAGACCTACGACGCCATCGACTGGCCCGTTTACTACAAAGCCATGGGCATCGGCGACTTCGACACGATCATCGTGACGACGAAATCGTCGATCGCCAACGCCAACGACCTGATGAAGAACGCCCCGCTGGAGGATATCCGTTACTACCTCGCGGCGCAGTACCTGGACGATGCCGCGTCGTACCTGAGCGACGATTTCCAGCAGGCTTCGTTCGATTTCTACGGCAAGGCGATGGCCGGCCAGCAGGAGATGAAACCCCGCTGGAAGCGTGCCATGTCGGTGCCCAACGGCATCCTTTCCGAGGCCGTGGGCGAGATGTATGTAGCCAAATATTTCCCCGCAAAGGACAAGGAGCGCATGCTCGGACTGGTGAAGAACCTGCAGACGGCGCTCGGGCAGCATATCGCGGCGCTGGACTGGATGTCGGACGCTACGAAGGCCAAGGCTCAGGAAAAACTGGCGGCCTTCACGGTGAAGATCGGTTACCCGGACAAATGGAAGGACTATTCGACGCTGGCGATCGACCCTTCGAAGAGCTATTTCGAGAACATCGTGAATGCCAGCCTCTGGTATACGGCCGACAATATTTCGAAGCTCGGCAAGCCTGTCGATAAGGACGAGTGGCACATGTCGCCCCAGACGGTGAACGCCTACTATAACCCGACGACCAACGAGATCTGCTTCCCGGCAGCCATCCTCCAGCCGCCGTTCTACAACCCCGAGGCTGACGACGCCGTGAACTACGGCGCCATCGGCGTGGTGATCGGCCACGAGATGACCCACGGGTTCGACGACCAGGGCCGCAACTTCGACAAGGACGGCAACATGAACAACTGGTGGACGGAAGAGGACGCCGCTGCGTTCAAGGCCAAGACCGACATCCTCGTAAAACAGTTCGACGCGATCGAGGTGCTGCCCGCCAAGGACGGCCAGCCTGCGATTATGGCCAACGGAGCCCTCTGCTTGGGCGAGAATATCGCCGACCAGGGCGGCCTGCGCGTTTCCCATACGGCATTCCGTAACTCGCTGAACGGCACCGAGCCCGCACCGATCGACGGATTCACCGCCGACCAGCGGTTCTACCTGGCTTACGCTACGCTGTGGGCGCAGAATATCCGCGACGAGGAGATCGCACGCCTTACGAAGCTCGACGTACACTCGCTGGGAAAATGGCGCGTGAACGCCACGCTGCGTAACCTGCAGGATTTCTACGATGCGTTCAGTATGACCGACGGGGAGATGTTCATGCCGGAGGAGGAACGCGTGGTTATCTGGTAG
- a CDS encoding ABC transporter ATP-binding protein: MDLLTVEHVTKQYAGHKALDDVSLAIPRGSVYGLLGPNGAGKTTLIRIINRITAPDSGRVLFGDREITPADVYRIGYLPEERGLYKKMKVGEQAVFFARLKGLSRREAVVRLKQWFVKFGIQDWWDKKIEELSKGMAQKVQFIVTVLHEPELLIFDEPFSGFDPINANLLKEEILALRDKGSTIIFSTHNMSSVEEICDHITLINKSRNILSGCVDDIRRRHGANIFEVAYRGDEAALRRAVEGRCEILEGSQDKSVYATLKLHVERDEEVRAVIAAVNDAVELRSFQEIIPSMNDIFIRAVSGNL, encoded by the coding sequence ATGGATTTACTCACAGTAGAACATGTCACCAAGCAATACGCCGGGCACAAGGCCCTCGACGACGTATCGCTCGCAATCCCCCGAGGTTCGGTCTACGGGTTGCTCGGCCCCAACGGGGCCGGCAAGACGACGCTGATCCGCATCATCAACCGCATCACGGCGCCCGACAGCGGCCGCGTGTTGTTCGGTGACCGCGAGATCACGCCTGCGGATGTTTACCGTATCGGTTACCTGCCCGAGGAACGCGGCCTTTACAAGAAGATGAAGGTCGGCGAACAGGCCGTTTTCTTCGCACGCCTGAAAGGGCTTTCGCGCCGCGAAGCCGTCGTGCGGCTCAAGCAGTGGTTCGTGAAGTTCGGTATCCAGGACTGGTGGGACAAGAAGATCGAGGAGCTCTCGAAGGGCATGGCCCAGAAGGTGCAGTTCATCGTCACGGTGCTGCATGAACCCGAACTGCTGATCTTCGACGAGCCTTTCTCGGGCTTCGACCCGATCAATGCCAACCTCCTGAAGGAGGAGATCCTCGCCCTGCGCGACAAGGGCTCCACGATCATCTTCTCGACACACAACATGTCGTCCGTGGAGGAGATCTGCGACCACATCACGCTGATCAACAAGTCGCGCAACATCCTCTCGGGGTGTGTCGACGACATACGCCGCAGGCACGGGGCAAACATCTTCGAAGTGGCCTACCGGGGCGATGAGGCGGCGCTGCGCCGTGCCGTCGAAGGCCGCTGCGAGATACTCGAAGGTTCGCAGGACAAGTCGGTATACGCTACGCTCAAACTCCATGTTGAGCGCGACGAGGAGGTGCGCGCAGTGATCGCCGCCGTGAACGACGCCGTCGAGCTGCGCTCGTTCCAGGAGATCATCCCGTCGATGAACGACATATTCATCCGCGCCGTCAGCGGGAACCTTTAG
- a CDS encoding ABC transporter permease has translation MSQVGIIIGREFNERVRKKSFIITTLLMPLLMVGLMFAPMLIMKYSGGDEKHIAVIDESGLIAPRLQSGKELIFEPTDLSTEAARKELTDKFGVLYIGSDILTNPNNVKLYANSSSSLSVESNITGQIEDIIEAEKLKSYNIENLSQILQEVKTRVGMQTFRNDESQEEEAHAKSSVVATGTGFVLGMILYMFLLIYGSMVMQSVIEEKNSRVLEVMVSSVRPFDLMLGKILGVASVAVVQVLIWGALCVVGALAVAQMMPPEMMEGVQAMQQGVPGAAAAIDVNPEMLQVIAAVTDFGFILRIFAYLLLFVFGGYLFYSAMFAAVGSAVDSIQDAQQLQTPITIPIILALLVMISVVNDPNSQMAFWFSMIPFTSPVVMMARIPYGIPLWEIILSLVILYASFTAMVWFAAKIYRVGIFMYGKKPTFKELYKWMRYKY, from the coding sequence ATGTCACAAGTAGGTATCATCATAGGACGCGAATTCAACGAGCGCGTCCGTAAAAAATCCTTCATCATCACCACGCTGCTGATGCCGCTGCTGATGGTCGGCCTGATGTTCGCCCCGATGCTCATCATGAAGTATTCGGGCGGCGACGAGAAACATATCGCCGTGATCGACGAGAGCGGGCTGATAGCCCCCAGGCTGCAAAGCGGCAAGGAGCTGATATTCGAGCCCACCGACCTTTCGACCGAGGCCGCGCGTAAGGAGCTGACCGACAAGTTCGGCGTGCTCTACATCGGTTCGGACATCCTCACCAACCCCAACAACGTGAAACTGTATGCCAATTCGTCGTCGTCGCTGTCGGTCGAAAGCAACATCACGGGGCAGATCGAGGATATCATAGAGGCCGAGAAACTCAAATCGTACAACATCGAAAACCTGTCGCAGATACTTCAGGAGGTGAAGACCCGCGTCGGTATGCAGACTTTCCGCAACGACGAGTCGCAGGAAGAGGAGGCGCACGCCAAATCGTCAGTGGTAGCCACGGGGACGGGCTTCGTGCTGGGCATGATCCTCTACATGTTCCTGCTGATCTACGGTTCGATGGTCATGCAGTCCGTGATTGAGGAGAAGAACAGCCGTGTGCTGGAGGTGATGGTTTCGTCGGTGAGGCCCTTCGACCTGATGCTGGGCAAGATACTCGGCGTGGCGTCGGTTGCCGTCGTGCAGGTGCTGATCTGGGGCGCGCTGTGCGTCGTAGGGGCGCTTGCGGTGGCGCAGATGATGCCGCCCGAAATGATGGAGGGCGTGCAGGCCATGCAGCAGGGGGTTCCCGGCGCAGCGGCTGCGATCGACGTGAACCCGGAGATGTTGCAGGTGATAGCGGCCGTTACGGACTTCGGCTTTATCCTCCGCATCTTCGCCTACCTGCTGCTGTTCGTCTTCGGCGGTTACCTGTTCTATTCGGCGATGTTCGCCGCGGTGGGTTCGGCCGTGGACAGCATCCAGGATGCGCAGCAGTTGCAGACGCCGATCACGATTCCGATCATCCTCGCCCTGCTGGTGATGATATCGGTCGTGAACGACCCCAACTCGCAGATGGCCTTCTGGTTCTCGATGATCCCCTTCACGTCGCCCGTGGTGATGATGGCGCGTATCCCTTACGGCATCCCCCTGTGGGAGATAATCCTCTCGCTGGTGATCCTCTACGCCTCGTTTACGGCGATGGTGTGGTTTGCGGCGAAGATCTATCGCGTGGGTATCTTCATGTACGGCAAAAAGCCGACGTTCAAGGAGCTGTACAAGTGGATGCGGTATAAGTATTAG
- a CDS encoding ATP-binding protein, whose translation MKESKFVKTKIVAGYVILIAVCVLSVGYVYRAVVRFSTSDGSYSLLHTKRNVVGQTLYHLYQAESYGQLMIAGYKSYEARYKRELRTVRGYIDSLRNLAGEQDSLQTMRLDSIERLLGDKERRTMNLRRTIRSAATASLLDKNIRELIGPADSVDSVGVLRDSVSVRTVVQDTLSVAVPRRKRNFFRRFADLFSPPKEDSSIVISHRERVVDSLPATAVKDTIAIVLRTLQDRVTSDRIGIYDRAWDEGMRLRYSNELVNTKIYRLIMDFEAEDTAFLLGKIDQTEAIRRRSSYVLGGIAIVAVVLMLLFVGILLRDINRSTRYRRALERVNRDNEALLAAREKLMLAITHDIKAPLGSVMGYIDLLSRLTTGKREGLYLHNMKESSEHLLALVNSLLDFYRLDINKVDVDNVAFCPAQLFETIREGFAAMADAKGIALVLEAGPGAGDEVMGDPFRIRQVADNLISNALKFTDEGSVTIRADVVEGRLVFSVRDTGRGIGREEKERIFQEFVRLRSAQGVDGFGLGLSIVDRLVKLLGGSISLESRLGEGSKFIVSVPVGRSSGKKPGGPPQPARTSVRPDLKVLLIDDDPLQLEMTAGMCRQAGVAAECCQYPEYAAKLVAEGVFDAVFTDIQMPSADGFSVLAAVRGVDPAIPVVAVSARGEMDAGDFSARGFAGCLRKPFTANELVAVLNTVCGADAAVPPAGGGVSAVGAEQADGVDFSALTAYAGDDTAAARGILESFAEQGAANCALLERALDDGDAAALKAVAHKMAPIFMMLGAVQVAAALRTAESWEGPLTDTLCREVRTAAENIRAIIAEAQKKVSLS comes from the coding sequence ATGAAAGAGTCGAAATTCGTCAAAACCAAGATCGTCGCGGGCTATGTCATCCTGATTGCCGTATGCGTCCTTTCAGTCGGGTATGTTTACCGTGCGGTGGTGCGTTTTTCGACCTCCGACGGCAGTTATTCGCTGCTGCACACCAAGCGCAATGTCGTGGGACAAACCCTCTACCACCTCTACCAGGCCGAGAGTTACGGCCAGCTGATGATCGCCGGATACAAGTCTTACGAGGCGCGGTACAAACGTGAATTGCGCACCGTGCGCGGCTATATCGACTCGTTGCGCAACCTGGCCGGGGAGCAGGATTCGCTGCAGACGATGCGTCTGGACAGCATCGAGAGGCTGCTGGGCGACAAGGAGCGGCGGACGATGAACCTGCGGCGGACGATCCGTTCGGCGGCTACGGCCAGCCTGCTGGACAAGAATATCCGCGAGCTGATCGGCCCGGCGGACAGTGTGGACAGCGTGGGGGTTCTGCGCGACAGCGTGTCGGTGCGTACGGTGGTGCAGGATACGCTGTCCGTGGCGGTGCCGCGGCGCAAGCGCAATTTCTTCCGCCGTTTCGCCGACCTGTTCAGTCCTCCCAAAGAGGATTCGAGCATCGTGATCTCCCACCGTGAGCGGGTCGTCGATTCGCTCCCCGCGACGGCCGTGAAGGATACGATCGCCATCGTCCTCAGGACGTTGCAGGATCGGGTGACCAGCGACCGCATCGGCATTTACGACCGGGCGTGGGACGAAGGGATGCGCCTCCGCTACAGCAACGAACTGGTGAATACGAAGATCTACCGCCTCATCATGGATTTCGAAGCCGAGGATACGGCGTTCCTGCTGGGCAAGATCGACCAGACGGAGGCTATCCGCCGCCGGTCGTCGTACGTGCTGGGCGGTATCGCCATCGTCGCCGTCGTGCTGATGCTGCTGTTCGTGGGTATCCTGCTGCGTGATATCAACCGCAGCACCCGCTACCGGAGGGCGCTCGAGCGGGTCAACCGCGACAACGAGGCGCTGCTGGCGGCGCGTGAGAAGCTGATGCTGGCCATCACGCACGACATCAAGGCGCCGCTGGGGTCGGTGATGGGGTATATCGACCTGCTTTCGCGCCTCACCACGGGCAAACGCGAGGGACTTTACCTGCACAATATGAAGGAGTCGTCGGAGCACCTGCTGGCGCTGGTCAACAGCCTGCTGGACTTCTACCGGCTCGATATCAACAAGGTCGACGTCGACAACGTGGCGTTCTGCCCGGCACAACTGTTCGAGACGATCCGCGAGGGGTTTGCGGCCATGGCCGATGCAAAGGGCATCGCCCTTGTGCTCGAAGCCGGGCCGGGGGCCGGGGACGAGGTGATGGGCGATCCTTTCCGGATCCGCCAGGTTGCCGATAACCTGATATCCAATGCGCTGAAATTTACGGACGAGGGCAGTGTGACGATCCGGGCCGACGTCGTGGAAGGACGGCTGGTATTCTCCGTGCGCGACACCGGGCGGGGCATCGGCCGCGAGGAGAAAGAACGCATTTTCCAGGAGTTCGTACGCCTGCGTTCGGCGCAGGGCGTCGACGGGTTCGGTCTGGGGCTTTCGATCGTCGACCGTCTGGTAAAACTGCTCGGCGGCAGCATCTCGCTCGAAAGCCGCCTGGGCGAGGGCAGCAAGTTCATTGTCTCGGTGCCGGTAGGCCGCAGCAGCGGGAAGAAACCCGGCGGCCCGCCGCAGCCTGCCCGCACGTCCGTCCGTCCGGACTTGAAGGTGCTGCTGATCGACGACGACCCGCTGCAACTGGAGATGACTGCCGGGATGTGCCGCCAGGCCGGGGTGGCTGCCGAGTGCTGCCAGTATCCCGAATATGCCGCCAAACTGGTGGCCGAAGGGGTGTTCGACGCTGTTTTTACCGATATACAGATGCCGTCGGCCGACGGGTTCAGCGTATTGGCCGCGGTGCGCGGGGTCGACCCTGCAATTCCCGTGGTGGCCGTTTCGGCGCGCGGGGAGATGGATGCCGGGGATTTCTCGGCACGCGGGTTCGCGGGATGCCTGCGCAAGCCGTTTACGGCGAATGAACTGGTTGCCGTGCTGAACACCGTATGCGGCGCGGATGCCGCGGTGCCGCCCGCCGGGGGCGGGGTTTCCGCGGTCGGGGCGGAACAGGCGGACGGAGTGGATTTCAGCGCCCTGACGGCCTATGCGGGTGACGACACGGCGGCGGCACGGGGAATTCTGGAATCGTTCGCAGAGCAGGGCGCGGCCAACTGTGCCCTGCTGGAGCGGGCGCTCGATGACGGCGATGCGGCGGCGCTGAAAGCCGTGGCGCACAAGATGGCGCCGATCTTCATGATGCTCGGGGCCGTGCAGGTGGCGGCGGCGCTGCGGACGGCGGAAAGCTGGGAAGGCCCCCTGACCGACACGTTATGCCGGGAGGTACGCACGGCGGCAGAAAATATCCGTGCGATTATCGCGGAAGCGCAAAAAAAGGTATCTTTGTCGTGA
- a CDS encoding sigma-54-dependent transcriptional regulator — translation MERILIVDDDITFGLMLKTWLSKKGFGTQTAASAAAARTALAEGGFSLVLSDMRLPDEDGIALLQWMSGQRIEVPVIVMTSYAEIQNAVRCMKLGARDYVAKPVNPDELLKKIREALDAPAPVGDVPPATPEKAPAPSRAAGGDMPNYIEGQSDAARQLYEYVRLVAPTNMSVLVNGASGTGKEHVAQLIHRQSKRAGKPFVAVDCGAIPRDLAASEFFGHVKGSFTGAVGDKTGAFEAASGGTLFLDEVGNLTYETQVQLLRALQERRIRPVGSNREVPVDIRLVAATNEDLEAAIARGTFRADLYHRINEFTLRMPEVRQMREDIMLYADFFLDQANRQLDKHIVGFDGEAAAAMVRYDWPGNLRQMKNTVMSATLLCRGDYISCRELPAEIAGVSGAAAVPLRNPAGEEEQIRRALSMAGGNKSQAAKLLGIDRKTLYNKLHLYGIE, via the coding sequence ATGGAACGGATTCTGATCGTAGACGACGACATCACCTTCGGCCTGATGCTCAAGACCTGGCTCTCGAAAAAAGGGTTCGGGACACAGACTGCAGCCAGTGCGGCGGCAGCCCGGACGGCTCTTGCGGAAGGAGGGTTCTCGCTCGTGCTGAGCGATATGCGGTTGCCTGACGAGGACGGAATCGCCCTTTTGCAGTGGATGTCGGGGCAGCGGATCGAAGTGCCCGTGATCGTAATGACGAGTTATGCCGAGATCCAGAACGCCGTGCGCTGCATGAAACTCGGTGCCCGCGACTACGTCGCCAAGCCCGTCAACCCCGACGAATTGCTGAAAAAGATCCGCGAGGCGCTCGATGCCCCGGCGCCCGTGGGCGATGTCCCTCCGGCAACGCCGGAAAAGGCGCCGGCGCCTTCCCGGGCTGCGGGCGGGGATATGCCCAACTATATCGAGGGGCAGAGCGATGCTGCGCGGCAGCTCTACGAATATGTGCGGCTCGTCGCGCCGACGAACATGTCGGTATTGGTGAACGGTGCCAGCGGCACGGGCAAGGAGCATGTGGCGCAGCTGATCCACCGCCAGAGCAAACGCGCCGGAAAGCCGTTCGTGGCGGTCGATTGCGGCGCCATACCGCGCGACCTGGCTGCTTCGGAGTTTTTCGGCCATGTCAAGGGGTCGTTCACGGGGGCTGTCGGCGATAAGACGGGTGCCTTCGAAGCGGCCAGCGGCGGCACGCTCTTCCTGGATGAAGTGGGGAACCTTACCTATGAAACCCAGGTGCAGCTGTTGCGGGCCTTGCAGGAGCGCCGTATTCGTCCCGTGGGCAGCAACCGCGAAGTCCCTGTCGACATCCGACTGGTCGCAGCGACCAACGAAGACCTCGAAGCGGCGATCGCGCGCGGGACGTTCCGTGCCGACCTCTACCACCGTATCAACGAATTTACGCTCCGTATGCCCGAAGTGAGGCAGATGCGCGAGGATATCATGCTGTATGCCGATTTTTTCCTCGACCAGGCCAACCGCCAGCTGGACAAGCATATCGTCGGGTTCGACGGCGAAGCCGCTGCGGCCATGGTGCGTTATGACTGGCCGGGAAACCTGCGGCAGATGAAGAACACGGTGATGTCGGCGACGCTGCTCTGCCGGGGCGATTATATCTCCTGCCGCGAACTGCCGGCCGAAATCGCCGGGGTTTCCGGTGCGGCTGCGGTGCCGTTGCGCAACCCGGCCGGCGAGGAGGAGCAGATACGCCGCGCCCTGTCCATGGCCGGGGGAAACAAGTCGCAGGCCGCCAAACTGCTCGGCATCGACCGCAAGACCCTTTACAACAAATTGCACCTCTACGGGATCGAGTGA
- a CDS encoding Lrp/AsnC family transcriptional regulator, with protein MPKTSLDAIDRKILKYLIKNARMPFLEIARECGISGAAIHQRIRKLDDSGVILGSRLIVDPKMMGFDVCAHISITLKDPQLLKQTVEQLKEIPEIVEAHFITGSGNILVKLYCVDNEHLMRTIFDGILRIQGVASTETQISLQEAFQRQVNIDFIEE; from the coding sequence ATGCCTAAGACCTCATTAGACGCAATCGACCGCAAGATCCTCAAATACCTGATCAAGAATGCGCGCATGCCTTTTCTCGAGATCGCCCGCGAATGCGGCATCTCGGGCGCTGCGATCCACCAGCGCATCCGCAAGCTCGACGATTCGGGCGTGATCCTGGGCAGCCGCCTGATCGTAGACCCCAAGATGATGGGCTTCGACGTCTGCGCCCACATCAGCATCACGCTCAAAGACCCGCAGCTGCTCAAGCAGACCGTGGAGCAGCTCAAGGAAATCCCCGAAATCGTGGAGGCGCATTTCATCACCGGATCGGGCAACATCCTCGTGAAACTCTACTGCGTGGACAACGAACACCTCATGCGTACGATCTTCGACGGCATCCTGCGTATCCAGGGCGTCGCCTCGACCGAGACGCAGATCTCGCTGCAGGAGGCGTTCCAGCGCCAGGTGAACATCGACTTCATCGAGGAGTAG
- the kbl gene encoding glycine C-acetyltransferase — MYGKIKEHLQQELAEIKAAGLYKSERVITSPQRAEIEVAGRKVLNFCANNYLGLSDNPRLIEAAKKAMDNRGYGMSSVRFICGCQDIHKELEKAVADYFGTEDTILYAACFDANGGVFEPLFGEQDAIISDALNHASIIDGVRLCKAVRYRYANADMADLEECLKKAQAQRFRIICTDGVFSMDGNAAPLDEICTLAEKYDALVMVDECHSAGVLGKTGRGITELYDRRGQVDILTGTLGKAFGGAVGGFTTGRREIIDMLRQRSRPYLFSNSLPPAVVGAGIEMFRMLAESNELHDRLVTNVEHFREGMMAAGFDIKPSQSAICAVMLYDAKLSQDFAARLQDEGVFVTGFYYPVVPKGQARIRVQVSAGHTTDQLDRCIAAFTKVGKELNVIK, encoded by the coding sequence ATGTACGGAAAAATCAAAGAACATCTGCAGCAAGAACTTGCTGAAATCAAGGCTGCAGGGCTCTACAAGAGCGAACGGGTCATTACTTCGCCGCAACGTGCGGAGATCGAAGTTGCAGGTCGTAAGGTGCTAAACTTCTGCGCCAACAATTACCTCGGGCTTTCGGACAACCCGCGCCTGATCGAGGCGGCGAAAAAAGCCATGGACAACCGCGGCTACGGCATGTCGTCGGTGCGCTTCATCTGCGGCTGCCAGGACATCCACAAGGAGCTCGAAAAGGCCGTTGCCGACTACTTCGGCACGGAGGACACGATTCTCTACGCCGCCTGTTTCGATGCCAACGGGGGTGTCTTCGAACCGCTCTTCGGCGAGCAGGACGCCATCATCTCAGACGCCCTGAACCACGCCTCGATCATCGACGGCGTGCGTCTCTGCAAAGCCGTACGTTACCGTTACGCCAATGCCGACATGGCCGACCTGGAGGAGTGCCTCAAGAAGGCGCAGGCACAGCGTTTCCGCATCATCTGCACCGACGGCGTGTTTTCGATGGACGGCAATGCCGCCCCGCTCGACGAAATCTGCACCCTGGCCGAGAAATACGACGCTCTGGTCATGGTCGACGAGTGCCACTCGGCAGGCGTGCTGGGTAAAACCGGCCGCGGCATCACCGAACTCTACGACCGGCGCGGCCAGGTCGACATCCTGACGGGCACGCTGGGCAAGGCCTTCGGCGGCGCCGTAGGCGGCTTCACCACCGGCCGCAGGGAGATCATCGACATGCTGCGCCAGCGTTCGCGCCCCTACCTCTTCTCCAACTCGCTGCCCCCCGCCGTCGTAGGTGCCGGGATCGAGATGTTCAGGATGCTCGCCGAGAGCAATGAACTGCACGACCGTCTGGTGACCAACGTCGAACATTTCCGCGAGGGGATGATGGCCGCAGGCTTCGACATCAAACCCTCCCAGTCGGCCATCTGCGCCGTGATGCTCTACGACGCCAAGCTGTCGCAGGACTTCGCCGCCAGGCTGCAGGACGAGGGCGTATTCGTCACGGGATTCTACTATCCCGTCGTGCCGAAAGGCCAGGCCCGCATCCGCGTGCAGGTGTCGGCAGGCCATACCACCGACCAGCTGGATCGTTGCATCGCAGCCTTCACCAAGGTCGGCAAAGAACTGAATGTCATCAAATAA
- the galE gene encoding UDP-glucose 4-epimerase GalE, producing the protein MKKSCVLVSGGAGYIGSHTAVELIGAGYDVVIVDNLSNSDMDAVEGVRRITGVDVPFEKADCCDRDAFARVFEKYDFDSVIHFAASKAVGESVSKPLEYYRNNLMSFMNVIGLMREYGRQNIVFSSSCTVYGEADVLPVTEQTPRKPATSPYGNTKQMCEDILRDSLAAYEGLKGIALRYFNPIGAHPSALIGELPRGVPQNLVPYITQTAAGIRECLSVFGDDYPTPDGSNIRDYIDVVDLAKAHVAAIRRMIEDRNKARYEVFNIGTGRGVSVLELVHRFEQVNRLKLNYKIVGRRAGDIVAIWADPSYANNELGWRAERSLDETLAAAWKWEKHIRGIE; encoded by the coding sequence ATGAAAAAATCGTGTGTTTTGGTCAGCGGCGGCGCCGGTTATATCGGTTCGCACACCGCCGTGGAATTGATCGGTGCGGGGTACGACGTGGTGATCGTCGACAATCTCTCGAACAGCGACATGGATGCAGTCGAGGGCGTGCGCAGGATCACGGGCGTCGACGTCCCGTTCGAAAAGGCCGACTGCTGCGACCGCGACGCCTTTGCCCGGGTGTTCGAAAAATACGACTTCGATTCGGTAATCCATTTCGCGGCGTCGAAGGCCGTGGGCGAATCGGTGAGCAAACCGTTGGAATATTACCGCAACAACCTCATGTCGTTCATGAACGTCATCGGCCTGATGCGCGAGTACGGGCGGCAGAACATCGTCTTCTCGTCGTCATGCACCGTCTACGGCGAGGCCGACGTGCTGCCCGTCACGGAGCAGACGCCCCGCAAGCCCGCCACGTCGCCCTACGGCAACACCAAGCAGATGTGCGAGGATATCCTGCGCGACTCGCTGGCCGCCTACGAGGGGCTGAAAGGTATCGCGCTGCGTTATTTCAACCCGATCGGGGCGCACCCGTCGGCGCTGATCGGCGAGCTGCCGCGCGGCGTGCCGCAGAACCTGGTGCCTTACATCACGCAGACTGCCGCAGGCATCCGCGAATGCCTGTCGGTGTTCGGGGACGACTACCCGACGCCCGACGGCTCGAACATCCGCGACTATATCGACGTGGTAGATCTGGCGAAGGCGCATGTGGCGGCGATCCGGCGCATGATCGAGGACAGGAACAAGGCCCGGTACGAGGTATTCAACATCGGCACGGGACGCGGGGTTTCGGTGCTGGAGCTGGTGCACCGGTTCGAGCAGGTCAACCGCCTCAAACTCAACTATAAGATCGTCGGCCGCCGTGCGGGCGACATCGTGGCCATCTGGGCCGATCCGTCGTATGCCAACAACGAACTGGGCTGGCGGGCCGAGCGCTCGCTCGACGAGACGCTCGCGGCAGCCTGGAAATGGGAGAAGCATATCCGCGGCATCGAATAG